In a genomic window of Lacrimispora sp. BS-2:
- a CDS encoding extracellular solute-binding protein has product MEQETLKVLAVADPAVEGYLDKELGILDGYEGKVYFHIVPWADYYPMMMKAFAGEADYDIVMVAGHLWLRDFAEKGYLWELELEEEDILPVIAEEMKYKGKAYLSPSFCDGHMILYRKSLLYQVLGKEPGSVIAPQEYIETAKAYKAACGEQAVAMKADKSEIFTDALPFLRMYGGDAYDSHGSAVCGKEEAVKGLQSYIELRACAVNGTESFGNGEIAEAVRQKRAAMAVTWSGQMGEVFKEGCLEPEDLGFSTFSTAWNVTWSFGICSSCKKKEAAEEFLKYLRSPEVDQKVGKKSGAPIRRGSYLEGAGDCPWFPVQQKMMELARPLPDLSKAGEKNGVLYEKIFEVFSGKKTAEEAMKEAGQMINGMTQL; this is encoded by the coding sequence ATGGAACAGGAAACGCTTAAGGTTTTGGCAGTGGCAGATCCGGCGGTGGAAGGGTATCTGGATAAAGAACTGGGGATTTTAGACGGATATGAAGGAAAGGTGTATTTTCATATCGTACCCTGGGCGGATTACTATCCGATGATGATGAAAGCATTTGCCGGAGAGGCGGATTATGATATTGTCATGGTTGCAGGCCATTTATGGCTTCGTGACTTTGCAGAAAAAGGATACCTTTGGGAACTGGAGCTTGAGGAAGAAGACATCCTTCCGGTAATTGCAGAAGAAATGAAATACAAGGGAAAGGCATATTTATCTCCCTCCTTCTGTGACGGACATATGATCCTTTACCGTAAAAGCCTGCTTTATCAGGTGTTGGGAAAGGAACCTGGAAGCGTCATTGCTCCCCAGGAATACATAGAAACGGCAAAAGCTTACAAGGCGGCCTGCGGGGAACAGGCAGTGGCCATGAAGGCTGATAAGTCCGAGATATTTACCGATGCCCTTCCCTTTCTCCGTATGTACGGGGGAGACGCTTATGACTCCCATGGATCTGCGGTCTGCGGAAAGGAAGAGGCAGTAAAAGGGCTTCAGTCCTATATAGAACTGAGAGCCTGTGCAGTTAATGGTACGGAAAGCTTCGGCAACGGGGAAATTGCAGAGGCTGTCCGGCAAAAAAGAGCAGCAATGGCAGTTACCTGGAGCGGCCAGATGGGAGAAGTCTTTAAGGAAGGCTGTCTGGAACCGGAAGACCTGGGATTTTCCACGTTTTCCACGGCCTGGAACGTGACCTGGTCCTTTGGGATCTGTTCAAGCTGTAAGAAAAAGGAAGCTGCAGAGGAATTTCTTAAATACCTTCGCTCGCCTGAGGTGGATCAGAAGGTAGGAAAAAAGAGTGGTGCTCCTATAAGAAGAGGAAGCTATCTGGAAGGGGCCGGTGACTGTCCCTGGTTTCCAGTACAGCAAAAGATGATGGAACTTGCAAGACCCCTTCCCGATCTGTCAAAGGCTGGGGAGAAAAACGGAGTCCTTTATGAGAAAATCTTTGAGGTATTTTCCGGAAAAAAGACAGCAGAAGAAGCCATGAAGGAAGCCGGGCAAATGATAAATGGCATGACCCAACTGTAA
- a CDS encoding EutN/CcmL family microcompartment protein: MILGTIMGTVVSTRKCRNLVGFKLLLVEPYYGDKNNIFVAADTIGAGIGELVLVTTDNTTQYALDRSAPVDAYIVGIVDGPPQPGK; this comes from the coding sequence ATGATATTAGGAACAATAATGGGAACTGTGGTTTCCACGAGAAAATGCAGGAACTTAGTTGGGTTCAAGCTTCTTTTGGTAGAGCCTTATTATGGGGATAAGAACAATATTTTTGTGGCTGCTGATACCATTGGTGCAGGAATTGGGGAACTGGTCCTTGTAACCACTGACAATACGACCCAGTATGCCCTGGACCGTTCGGCGCCGGTTGATGCCTACATCGTGGGCATCGTAGATGGACCGCCGCAGCCGGGAAAGTAA